The DNA window AAAGCTTCGAAGAATTCCTGGTCTACAATTATGGCGCCTGTCGAAACAATGGCGTCGACCATGTTATGCTTTATCATATCATGAACGACTTTCTTTAGTCCAGCGCTAAAGATTGATCCAGCGAGACACAATATAATCGAGCAGTCCTTATCTTCTGTCATCTTCTCAAATATGTATGAGGCTCTTGCAAGATTTTTAGCTTGAAATGCCATCTTTGAAAAAGCGTCAATTATCTCTCTCGAATCAAAACTTTTGATATCGATATGTTCTATTTCCTTACTTAATAGTTCTTCTTTCTTCATAGAGCAGATGAGTATATCAAACCTTAAATATTTTTCCATGCAACAATTTTATATAAGAAAGATATACTTGAGTAGATGATTAATATGACAAAGATAGGCATTATTGGCGGAAGCGGACTTGACGATCCAAAACTTTTGAAGGACTATGAAGAGGTAGCTATGACGACAAAGTATGGGAACCCATCAAGTTCGTTTATGACAGGAACGATAAAGGGTAGGGATGTGGTAATTCTAGCAAGGCATGGTAGGGATCATTCGATTTATCCATCAGGAGTCAATTACCGGGCAAATGTATTGGCACTAAAAAATATTGGCTGCACCCATATACTGGCAACAACAGCTGTTGGGTCTTTAAGAGAAGAAATTCACCCAGGCCACCTTGTTTTTCCAGATCAGGTAATAGACTTTACAAAAAAGAGGGAGTATACTTTTTTTCATGAAGAAAAGGTAATACACACACCAACTGCCGACCCTTTTTCTGGGAACTTGAGGAGTCTAATAATAGACAGTGCAAAAAAACTTGATTTAAAATATCACCCCAAAGGAACCGTTATAACAATTGAAGGCCCAAGATTTTCAACAAGAGCTGAATCTCATATGTTTAGGATGCTTGGCGCAGACGTGATAAACATGTCAACAGTC is part of the Methanofastidiosum sp. genome and encodes:
- the mtnP gene encoding S-methyl-5'-thioadenosine phosphorylase; translated protein: MTKIGIIGGSGLDDPKLLKDYEEVAMTTKYGNPSSSFMTGTIKGRDVVILARHGRDHSIYPSGVNYRANVLALKNIGCTHILATTAVGSLREEIHPGHLVFPDQVIDFTKKREYTFFHEEKVIHTPTADPFSGNLRSLIIDSAKKLDLKYHPKGTVITIEGPRFSTRAESHMFRMLGADVINMSTVPEVFLARELEMEYATVAMSTDYDCWKEDEEPVTFEKILEIYKKNSENVKKLIVDTIPKI